GGTTACGAGTAAGGATTATCTGTACGTATGGTGGATGGGTCATGGGGGAGGTTCCGGGCCGGGTTCCTGCAACCTCTCTATGTCTATCAGTAATACAGGAGAGACAGTTACTGATACGGAACTGAGCACATATATTAATAATGTGTCAAATTATAAGAAGCGTTCGGTTGCTGTCATGACATGTCACTCTGGAGGAATGGTAGATAATATGAATACTGCGGGTAATAAAACTGTGGCCCTCACCTCTTCGACCTGCGCTCAAAACTCTTATGACGCTCCATCCACCTGCGATGGTATTTTACATGCAGAATTTAATTACACATTGCCAAATGGTTTGCGTATGATAACTCCATGTGGTACAGCCGTTGGGTCGGACTACGATAGCAACGGTTATGTATCATTATCAGAATCGTATCAATACAATACAGCAACTATGACTTCATCAACTCCCCAGATGGGTGATCCGGATAGCATTGCGACAACTACCTATATCAAGAAAGATGAACCGTAGATGATGATATGGCAGGAGATGCAGGCTATGTGACTGCCTTATGAATATGGATGAAAGGAGGTGATATTCATGCCTAAAGGTGAAAAACCGACGTACAAAATTGCAAAGTACGACAGAGCTAATAAGTGTTCGTGTGATTGTGAATGTCAATTACCGGTTACCGTTACTGTCCTCTATAGCGGGAAAATAAGAACTCCAAAAGGTCTGTCAACTTTAAAAGCAGAGACGCCGGACATTACGATCTTAAGCGAGTAGTTGCAGAGGTCTGAGAGGGGCCTGATTCCAGATCCCCTTTTAGACAAATAGGAGGATTTTGAGAATGGAATCATTATTGTTACGCCGCGAGCCGTTCGGTGGAGTATTAGCGGAGCGAGAAGGAACAAAAGTAAAGTTTCTTAATCACACAGGGTTTGAAATAACCTATGGGATTGCCAACGGCTGGTCGGAAGATGAAATAATCAATCACATCAAATCAAAATTCGATGTATCAAATATGCCTTTAGTCAAAAACGACATCAAAAAATTTCGCAGGATGGTCTCGAATATAAAAGATTGGGATTCCGGTGAAAGCCTTTGGAAAGACCCGTCAGAAAATAAGGAATCCTCTCCTATTCCGGCACTATCCGCACCATTGGATTTATACTGGGAAGTTACCAAGCGATGCAATCTTTACTGTCGTCATTGTTATAACGAATCAGGCAGTAGAGATTATGAGCCGAGCATGGAACAGATGCGTTCTGTCGTAAATGAGCTAAGTTCAACAAAACTGAGAAGCATTGCGATATCGGGCGGTGAACCTTTGATGCGGAAAGACTTGCGGACGATTATCGGATGGCTTCGTCCCCTGGCGACAAATCTTGTATTAGCCACTAACGGAACTTTGATAGACGAACAGAGCGTTGCATGGATGGGAGAAATGATCAATGAAGTAAATTTAAGCCTAGACGCAGGCAATAAATCAGCATACGAACAATTTAGAGGTCGAAGGGGAACCTTTGATAAATGTCTTCGAGGACTGGATCTTTTAGTAGAACAAAAAGTCCCTGTTATAATCCAGACTACTATATCCAGATTCAACATAGATTCTCTCAAAGAGATTGCAACTTTGGCAATAGAGAGAGGCGCTACGGCCTGGATTGTACGGCTGCCCGTGTTCAGTGGTAGGGCTGCCCGAAATGAAGGTGATTTTCTCAGCCGGAATGAATTAATTGAAAAAGAGCCGCTCCTGTCCGAAATCAGATTACAATACCAATCAAAATTCGCAGACTTACAATTGGGGGTCAACTTCATGTGGAGTTATCAGGAACCTTATACTTATGTTCAGATAGAGGACAGGGCGATATCATGTTCCGCAGGAACTGTGGGCGTGCTTTTGACTGCAGAGGGTACATTAGCGCCTTGTCCCTTATTTTCGGGGACGGACTTCAAGTCCGACGCAGTCTGGAATGGTAACTTTCTTAAAGAATGGAAAACGGCTCGATGCATGCAGACTATGCGCTCCCTTCGTTTAAATCAGATTGGGCAATGTTTCCATTGCGCACACTTCAAAGTAAAATGCAGCGCTGGATGCAGGGCCAAGTCTTATTTGAGTGGAGATTTATATTCAACAGATCCAGACTGCGGTTACTTGAACTAAAGACAATTTAAAAGGGCGATTAATCGACTATGAGCCAAAAAATAGGAACAGCGACCATTAATAAGAAACTGCCCGAACCGGCAGATAACAGAGTGCTTGAGTTTAACTCAAAGGCTACGCCCTTCTCAAACATTCGAACCGTTGTTGCAATTGGGGGCAGAGAGGGAGGAGGTGATAAATTTATTCCGTTATGGCGCTTTTTTGCTGTGTCATGAAGTAATCTGAATCAATTTGATTTCAAAGGAGGGCAACATGCAAAAAGATATACAGAAAAAGAAATGGACATCTCCCAAGAACGTTTATCGGACAAAATGGACAACGCGGTTAGATGCAAAAGTATCGGCTTCACCGGGAAAGCGGGTTGAAGTTAATCCATTAAAAGTTCTCCACCGCTTTGATGGAGGAATGGTATACGAGAGTGCCGGTAGAAAATTCTTGCTTACTGAAAACATTTTTGGTTCTTATCCCTTTCTCTTAGTTTTTGAGCTATCGGGAAAGGAAATTGAGGTAGAATCAACTTCTTTTCATGCCGTGCCAGAACGCATGCTTAAAAGTATCGCGCCAGCGTGCGAAAAAATAGCCCTTAGCGCTAAGCTACCCGAATCTTTGCATAATGTGGAAGTGGACATAACGCCCATGTTAAGCCAAGTCGTCAAGCTGCCAAGTGGTGTGGAATTATCAAAAGCTATCCTGAAGCTTGGCAAAGGGCCTGAGGTGGCATGTGACTGCGATGTGGATGGGCCTTGCGGGTACTGCTGTGACACGTGCGATTGTGATACATGCAAGATTGAGGATATCGGAATAGATCCTATGGAAATAGTGATCAGGGGGCGATAGTGGTCGACTCATTGTTGACAGCGTCAGTACCAAACAAGCTCACTGTAATTTTGACACATAGATGCAATCAACGATGCGAGTTCTGTTTTGATGCATCTAATGTGATGTGCGCATCGAGAGGGGCCGATATGTCAATTGGGACAATGGAATGTATCGTAAAAATGTTGCGAAATTCTCTCCCTGAAAACATGCCATTCAATATCACCCTTTCCGGTGGAGAACCCACGCTTCATCCAAAGTTCCTAACTATGGTTGAAATTGTATCAGATGCCGGCTTCCCAGTGACCATTTTGACAAATGGTCAGCGCCTTGCCGATGTGAGCTTTATGAAAAAGGTGATGAAATTCAACCTATGGAACTTTCAATTTTCAATTGAAGGTGCTTCATCGGAGATTCATGACAAGAGGGTCGGTTGTAGAGGGGCATTCAAACGAACTGTTAAAGCTATCGAGAATGCGCGTGATTTTGGGGTTCGTTTTATCACAAATAGCACGATGACTAAGGCCTCTGTGAGAGAAATGTATTCTCTTATCGATTTTCTTGATCACCTTGGTGTCCCCAAAATGAACATCGGTAATACTCTTCCCGAATGTGCTGGTCACAACTGGGCTGTTATGATGCAGTATCCCACAGTTGTTGATATTGCAGAACATCTTACATTGTACGCGCTCACTAAACGAATCAGTTTTTCCTTCATAACGCCTTTACCGATATGCCTAAAGGACAAACGTATAATTAGCAATCCATCCGTATGCTCAGCTGGAAGGGTTTCCATTGTGGCGGATGCTGACGGGA
This genomic stretch from Nitrospirota bacterium harbors:
- a CDS encoding radical SAM protein, producing the protein MESLLLRREPFGGVLAEREGTKVKFLNHTGFEITYGIANGWSEDEIINHIKSKFDVSNMPLVKNDIKKFRRMVSNIKDWDSGESLWKDPSENKESSPIPALSAPLDLYWEVTKRCNLYCRHCYNESGSRDYEPSMEQMRSVVNELSSTKLRSIAISGGEPLMRKDLRTIIGWLRPLATNLVLATNGTLIDEQSVAWMGEMINEVNLSLDAGNKSAYEQFRGRRGTFDKCLRGLDLLVEQKVPVIIQTTISRFNIDSLKEIATLAIERGATAWIVRLPVFSGRAARNEGDFLSRNELIEKEPLLSEIRLQYQSKFADLQLGVNFMWSYQEPYTYVQIEDRAISCSAGTVGVLLTAEGTLAPCPLFSGTDFKSDAVWNGNFLKEWKTARCMQTMRSLRLNQIGQCFHCAHFKVKCSAGCRAKSYLSGDLYSTDPDCGYLN
- a CDS encoding radical SAM protein; translation: MVDSLLTASVPNKLTVILTHRCNQRCEFCFDASNVMCASRGADMSIGTMECIVKMLRNSLPENMPFNITLSGGEPTLHPKFLTMVEIVSDAGFPVTILTNGQRLADVSFMKKVMKFNLWNFQFSIEGASSEIHDKRVGCRGAFKRTVKAIENARDFGVRFITNSTMTKASVREMYSLIDFLDHLGVPKMNIGNTLPECAGHNWAVMMQYPTVVDIAEHLTLYALTKRISFSFITPLPICLKDKRIISNPSVCSAGRVSIVADADGTLRPCSVCTSAKDEALRIQDVKDLKEIYRRMDSIVSDFVKIDIPDECRKCERMSECRAACPLYWKAKGVARPSQWCQDTSVLACEYDSQMPQSAGQYCT